The sequence below is a genomic window from Polynucleobacter sp. MWH-UH19D.
TACTGTTAACAACAACACCTTTAATAATTTCAACAAAACGACTGCAAATGCAAATTTCCGTTCAGGATCATTTGCTTCTGGCGATAAATGGCAATTCAATCCTCAGCATCGTGGCAATGTGCCTTACTCAAACTCTGCTTTGCAAAACAAGTATGGCAAGTTAAGTGGTCAAGGATCTGATCAAATGCGCGACCAAGAGCGTCAACAGTTGCGCCAGAATCTTGATAAAAATGGCTTAAGTGGAGAACGCAGTGGTGCAGGGGGTCGTGAGCCAAATCGCGAATCTACAAGATCTAGCGGTAGTCGCAACGAGAGAGAAGCTCCGCGTGAAAATACCCGCGAGCCAGAGCGTGAGCCTGAAAGAATGGGTGGCGAACGCATGGGTGGTGAGCGTATGGGCGGCTTTAGAAGATAAAGCTCGATAAGAGGCTGCAGCCTTCAGTTAAAACCTTCACCAGAAATGGTGGAGGTTTTTTATTGCTTAGTGAGTTTGAGTCCCAATAGATCTGCTGATTGCATGAAAGATAAACGTCCCAAAAAAGATTAAGCCTAGTGCCCAGTGAGTGAGCTCACTAAGTTCATGAACTTCTTCTGGACCATAGTAGAGAAGCATCGCTGTGATCGTCAGAATGAGCAAAATGGCTAATTGCAAAATTCCGCTGATCAGATTTTTCTTGGATTTAAGACCAGCTTTGATATGAAAGGGCAGTATCGTCCCAAAAGCGATCAAAGCAATTGCTGCGGAAACACCATGGATGATCAGAACTGTGTGATCACCAAGTAAAGTGCGGGAGATATGAAACTCATGCCCTAGTAGGAAAGCGATACCTGATAGAGAGCAAATGCCCAGTGCAGAGATCGTAAACCATCGTTGCCAGTTTGGCATCTTACCTAAGCCGTGTTTTTTCATTGGGCGAGACAAATAGCGTGAGCTGCATACTTTTTAAAAACAGGGTAAGTGCTATCTTTGCTAATAGCCAAGACTTTTGTCAGTGCATCTGCATAAATGCACTCGGGCGCAATAACCGAATACGATTCGGTAAATTCAATTTGATTCATTGTTTTGGGATTAACAATGTGTCCTTGCTTAGGCTTGGACTGATCACAATAGCCAAGAGAGCTAGTCGCAATCGCACCATTTTCAAGAGAGCCTAATGACATTAGCTCGCTTGAATTTCCGGGGTTTCGAATTTGAATGCTCTGGGAAACATCTCCAAAAACCCGCAAATCACCACCTGCGTTTACAGAACCGGAAGTAGCGCCACATTGTTTAAGGGCCTCAACCGCTTTATCGACAGCAAATCCTTTTGCAATACCTCCTAGATCCAGGGTAAGCGGAACTTTAGAGTAGACGGTATTCGGTTTAGTGAGCATTAGATTCATGATGCTGCTCAGGGATGTATGAAGATCATTGGAGTGTCTTGGCAACAAACCTGAATCCACTAATTTCCCGCCAACAGCACAATCAAATAATCCATTTGTGATTTCGCAGAGCTCTTTAGCGATCTCAAGCACTTGAAAAGTCCATGCATGAATTTGGATGAGTTCTATGTGGGCGTGTGCATTCACTCGAGATAGCTCGCTATTAGGGTTGTGAAATCCCATCAAGTCTTGAACAAGTTCAATGGTCGCAAATGCATGGTCGATAGCGATCTCCTGATTTGCGGAGATCTCAACATAAGTTCCCAGAAGTGGTTTGCACCGAATCATTTGGATTTGGGTTTTAAGGCTAAGTCGTACATCACCATGAGTCTCTTCACTCCATCTGTGAGATGTTTGCACGAGAGGGTTGCACCAGATATATTCTGGATATCCTTTTTAAGCTTTAGCGGATCCTCTGCAGTTTTGCCAACAAACTGCTTACGCCAACTCTCTTCAGCTACTTCATAACCGTAAGACTCCACGTATTCCATGATTTCAATGCCTTGCACTGTTCCGTTTGGTGCAATACCAATGGCATAGGTAATCATTTCATGCTTGCCAACCACTTCATCCACAATAAAAAAACTACCATCGGCCGCTTTCCAGGTCTTATCCCCTTTAAATGGATGGCTAACGCTAGATGCCGACTGCATTTTGTCTTGAATATCCTCGGTCAATACCACGGGATATTTAGTAAATTGCTTATTCGCAAAGATGAGCTTCTGTGCTTGTTCTGCTGAAACATAAATTTTTGCTTGGGCATAGATCGGTGCACCCATTAAGGTAATGCCAGCAATTGCTATCAGTGGATTAGGGTTCCATTTCATCATAATCAATCTGTTTATTTAGTTTGCCAACAACTCAGTTGCTTCATGGCATAGAGTTTGAATTTCGGTATTACTATTCTTTGAGTTGGCCAGCGTCTCAAACATCATCAATGCTCTTTCTCTTGCTTTTGGGCATTTTGTGTTTTGGAATTGAATCAAGTGAGTTACTGCACCAACCAGTAAATTTTGTATTTCCATCTTTATTACCCCAGTAGTGAATTCTTAGAATTTGGCCAATGGAAAGCCAACTTTCACGATGAATTCATTTAATCCATGTGAGTCCCACACGCGGGCGTTTGAACATTCTGCCGTTCCTGTCCCCATGCATGTTCCGCCTTTGAGTTGATAGCGCCAAGCAGCGGTGAACCACCAATCTTTTGATGCATAGTGCATATTTGGCCCTACAAAAGTCGCTTTCTGAGTTTGGTTTTGCAAGTTGTAACTTGAATAGTCATTATGAAAACGCGCTTCTACACCTCCAAACCACTTTGGTGCGAATCGATAACTAGCACCCACCAAGAAATCCAGCATCGATTCAGGAACATTGCCATTACCAACAAACTTCAATTGTTCATTCGCCACCACAATATTGGCTGCAGTGACCAACTTGTCATCAATAAAATTAGATTGAAGCAAGAGTCTTGCCTCTAGTTCATTCTTATTTTTTCCAATCGTAGGTTCTAAATACAAGCCAACCCCAACTGGAGATATCACGGGATTAGTAATTCTATAAATGGCCTCAAGAGATCCGCCCTCAATGCCACCTTTTCGATAGGGGGCAGCAGGATTCCAAGTTTCTACCGGTACGGGTTGCCCGCCTGTACAGGTGGATCCATTTTCACAATTAATGTAATTCTGGTTTGCGTTGACGTAATAGGCATTCAGGTACCCAGCGATCTGAAAGTCATTGGTTAAGCCATATTCAAGTTCTGATCTAGAGATCCAGGAGTTATAAGATCCGGACGCTTGCTGTTTAGTCAGCTGCAGCCTTTGCTCAAACTCAAGCTCACCTTTTGGTTGGAGATCAAGCGTGTAAATCCAGCCAAAAGCGCCTTCGCCTGCTTGGGCAAGTGAAAAATGCAGGGCAACTACCAAAAATAAGGAAAAAGCAATTAGCTTATTTAAGCTAAATTTTGAGGTTTTCATGAAACTTGTCTTGTACTTGCAATATTGATAATGAGAATCGTTATCAATATTATACCACAAATGAGAATCATTCCCATTTGTTTATATCTGAATTCGTTTTCATATAAGTAGGGCTTGGGCACTCCATGATGAGCGCTTTAGGGAGAAGGTTTATAAGAATGTCGTGCTGGTATATTTCCGTATGATTTAGGTCATACACCTTTTGACTTATGTGACCAATAATATGAATGTTAAAGATAGTAGGAGCTTGATATGAAATGCAATGTTGGTGGCATCGATCGTGTTTTGCGTGTTGCCGTTGGTTTATTGCTGATTGCTTTGGCAGCTAGCAGCGTGATTGGTATATGGGGCTGGATCGGAATTGTTCCAGCAGTCACAGGTTTATTTAGATTCTGCCCTTTGTATCCAGTTTTGGGTATCAATTCATGCAGCACGGCTTCTGGCTGCGGTGATGGCGGCTGTTGTAAATAATTATTTATTGGAGCACTTACATGCCAAAAGATTACAAACAAATTACACGTGATATTTCTGCTTCCTTAGCTAAGTTAAGAGCTGAGGCGCCAGAGGTGATGAAGGGATTTAATGATCTTGCATTTGCAGCAACTAAAGATGGGGCTCTAGATAAAAAGACGAAGGAGCTGATTGCTTTGGCATTGGGTGTTGCTGCGAGATGTGATGGATGTCTTGGATTTCATACTCAAGCATTGGTAAAGCTTGGGGCTAGTAAGGAAGAGGTAGTTGAGACATTAGGCATGGCAACGTACATGGGCGGTGGTCCGTCGCTGATGTATGCGGCTGATGCGATGAGTGCATTTGAGCAAGCACAAGGTGGTCATCAATGAATATGACCCACTACATGGAGTTGTTAGCTGTTAATCAGCCTTGGAACTTAATAATCTTTATGGCAATACCAGTCGTGTTGGCAGAAACTCTAGCGATTACTGAGCTGTACTTATTATTTACTCGAAAGTTTCATGGGGCGATTTACTATCTCAATCGCTTTGCAGGGATAGCGGTGGGCATCTACTTCATTGGCATCATTTATTACGTGATCAGTAATGCCATTATTCCCATCACCAAGGCGGGTGAATGGCGTACTGTGATTGATATCCTAGCTGTTGGTAGTTATGTAATTGCAGGCTTACCTTTAGTGTGGATTGCTTTACAAGAGCTCGGCTTGGTAAACAAAGCGCTAGATCAAATGAAGAAGCTCAAGATTCATGCAATTTGTGTTGCGCTATTTTTGGTATTTGGTCATATCGCAATGATTGCTGGCATGCTGGACCCAAGTCTACTTGGCTACCAAAATCCTCATC
It includes:
- a CDS encoding FAD:protein FMN transferase, with product MIRCKPLLGTYVEISANQEIAIDHAFATIELVQDLMGFHNPNSELSRVNAHAHIELIQIHAWTFQVLEIAKELCEITNGLFDCAVGGKLVDSGLLPRHSNDLHTSLSSIMNLMLTKPNTVYSKVPLTLDLGGIAKGFAVDKAVEALKQCGATSGSVNAGGDLRVFGDVSQSIQIRNPGNSSELMSLGSLENGAIATSSLGYCDQSKPKQGHIVNPKTMNQIEFTESYSVIAPECIYADALTKVLAISKDSTYPVFKKYAAHAICLAQ
- a CDS encoding FMN-binding protein, which codes for MMKWNPNPLIAIAGITLMGAPIYAQAKIYVSAEQAQKLIFANKQFTKYPVVLTEDIQDKMQSASSVSHPFKGDKTWKAADGSFFIVDEVVGKHEMITYAIGIAPNGTVQGIEIMEYVESYGYEVAEESWRKQFVGKTAEDPLKLKKDIQNISGATLSCKHLTDGVKRLMVMYDLALKPKSK
- a CDS encoding DUF6662 family protein, with product MKTSKFSLNKLIAFSLFLVVALHFSLAQAGEGAFGWIYTLDLQPKGELEFEQRLQLTKQQASGSYNSWISRSELEYGLTNDFQIAGYLNAYYVNANQNYINCENGSTCTGGQPVPVETWNPAAPYRKGGIEGGSLEAIYRITNPVISPVGVGLYLEPTIGKNKNELEARLLLQSNFIDDKLVTAANIVVANEQLKFVGNGNVPESMLDFLVGASYRFAPKWFGGVEARFHNDYSSYNLQNQTQKATFVGPNMHYASKDWWFTAAWRYQLKGGTCMGTGTAECSNARVWDSHGLNEFIVKVGFPLAKF
- a CDS encoding DUF2892 domain-containing protein, with the protein product MKCNVGGIDRVLRVAVGLLLIALAASSVIGIWGWIGIVPAVTGLFRFCPLYPVLGINSCSTASGCGDGGCCK
- a CDS encoding carboxymuconolactone decarboxylase family protein, whose amino-acid sequence is MPKDYKQITRDISASLAKLRAEAPEVMKGFNDLAFAATKDGALDKKTKELIALALGVAARCDGCLGFHTQALVKLGASKEEVVETLGMATYMGGGPSLMYAADAMSAFEQAQGGHQ
- a CDS encoding DUF6803 family protein, with protein sequence MNMTHYMELLAVNQPWNLIIFMAIPVVLAETLAITELYLLFTRKFHGAIYYLNRFAGIAVGIYFIGIIYYVISNAIIPITKAGEWRTVIDILAVGSYVIAGLPLVWIALQELGLVNKALDQMKKLKIHAICVALFLVFGHIAMIAGMLDPSLLGYQNPHQMLGHDSVAPAGGMRMDEEKMPMDKPTHMH